The genomic window GCACTATTTCTAAGctacttttcatttcattttatttcatattactgttttatttaaggCTGCTATTTAAGCCTGATTGGTGGTTCTGCTGATTTCTGTACCTGTACACATAGTGGGATCAGTGCTGCAGGAAAAGTCTCCAGAAGTCAGGAGGAAGGAGGTACCCTCTTTCTTGCACTTGTCTCGTTTGTGTGAGCGACAGAGGGACCACCTCTCACTGGGAGAGAGCGGCTCGTCCTCTGATAGAGCTACATTAGCATCGCCATTCTGCTTTGAGTCTAACAGAAAACCAAAAGCAAACacagcacacaattgtctacgTCAGTTCATATGAATGTTGAATGGTTTCATTGGTTGTCATATCCATTATGCAAGTGTTTTACCTGAACGGTTCCTTGAAATGTTTTCCTCAGGTGCAAGAGGGCATGTGTCACTTTGGGTGCTATTTCTGTGCGAGTTGCTCTCAGATTTTCCAAATGAGGCTGAGTCCAGCACTGTGTCTGGGTTTCGGTGGTGGCGCTTCCTCTTCTTAGGCAGTTTTTGCTTCGCCATGGCCAGGGAGTAGTACATCCCAAAATTGTTCACAATAACAGGGACTGGCATGGCAATGGTTAGAACTCCTGCTAATGCACACAGAGCACCAACCATCATGCCTAGCCAAGTCTGAGGATACATGTCCCCATAACCCAACGTGGTCATGGTGACTACAGCCCACCAGAAGCTGATCGGAATGTTCTTGAAATGGGTGTGACTGTTCGTGTACGGATCCTCAGAGTCTCCACCAATGCGCTCTGCGTAGTAGATCATTGTAGCAAAGATGAGGACACCAAGAGCAAGAAAGATGATGAGGAGGCAGAATTCATTAACACTGGCACGCAGTGTGTGGCCAAGCACTCTCAGCCCTACAAAGTGACGGGTCAGCTTGAAGATCCGCAGGATCCGCACAAAACGCACCACTCGCAAGAATCCAAGCACATCTGTGGCGGCTTTGGAGGAGAGCCCGCTCAAACTAATCTCCAAGTAGAAGGGCAGAATGGCCACAAAGTCAATGATATTCAGCAAATTCTTTATGAAGAGCAGCTTGTCGGGACAGCAGATGATGCGCACCAGGAACTCAAATGTAAACCACACCACACAGATGCCCTCCACCAGCGTGAGCGCAGGATTCGTCACCACCTCCAGAGTGTACACCACTTTGGTAGTGTTGCCATCCAAAATCACTTTGGTACGGTTCTGGAGTTCATTGAAGGCCTCATGGGTCTCAAGGCAGAAGTTGGTGATAGACACCAagatgaaaaagagagagacgaAGGCAATGATCTGCAAGATACAAAACCACCATATTACCATGAAGTTTCTCTTTCTCTAAATAgtaaacatatttattacagGAACACTTTGCTGAACTGAGATACATTAAAAGTGACAACCTACATTAATCTAGTTGTAATTTAATCGCAAAGGGCAAAAACTTCATCACTGTAAGGCATTTGTAGCACATGACATATttagagagaagaagaaaaagaagagaagaaattgGAGCAACTTGATGGGAAGGAGTACATGTACATGCAGAATAAGTTCAGCATAtcgtttaataaatattttaaacattttatttagtaaatTAGATGGAAGTTGGATATTAgataaaattgtcatttttgtttGCTCATTTTTGGGGCCAGCTATGAACATATTGATGCAAAGGTAATAGCTCATACTAAATGtaagctgtgtaaaatgtatgttACGAATGCTAGCTTTTTAACT from Ictalurus furcatus strain D&B chromosome 5, Billie_1.0, whole genome shotgun sequence includes these protein-coding regions:
- the kcnc4 gene encoding potassium voltage-gated channel subfamily C member 4 → MISSVCVSSYRGRKSGNKPPSKSCLKEEMARAEDSDKIILNVGGTRHETYKSTLRSIPGTRLAWLAEPEAQLNTNSETGQTLATNEYFFDRHPGIFAYVLNYYRTGKLHCPADVCGPLFEEELAFWGIDETDVEPCCWMTYRQHRDAEEALDIFEPPDPEDVDDDRDIPRRFGIEDCPERSRGCFEVWQPKIWALFEDPYSSRAARIIAFVSLFFILVSITNFCLETHEAFNELQNRTKVILDGNTTKVVYTLEVVTNPALTLVEGICVVWFTFEFLVRIICCPDKLLFIKNLLNIIDFVAILPFYLEISLSGLSSKAATDVLGFLRVVRFVRILRIFKLTRHFVGLRVLGHTLRASVNEFCLLIIFLALGVLIFATMIYYAERIGGDSEDPYTNSHTHFKNIPISFWWAVVTMTTLGYGDMYPQTWLGMMVGALCALAGVLTIAMPVPVIVNNFGMYYSLAMAKQKLPKKRKRHHRNPDTVLDSASFGKSESNSHRNSTQSDTCPLAPEENISRNRSDSKQNGDANVALSEDEPLSPSERWSLCRSHKRDKCKKEGTSFLLTSGDFSCSTDPTMCTESCKDALTATASYGQPEVTTMT